One Micromonospora sp. FIMYZ51 genomic window carries:
- a CDS encoding AlpA family phage regulatory protein: MGKLRLVASQEVQDMLGVSRTRAYQITNSKSFPDPVAVLSVGRIWRTEDVERWIRDHRPDLHDTEA; the protein is encoded by the coding sequence GTGGGGAAGCTTCGGCTGGTAGCGAGCCAAGAGGTGCAGGACATGCTTGGCGTCTCCCGCACGCGCGCCTACCAGATCACCAACTCGAAGTCGTTTCCCGATCCGGTGGCCGTCCTGTCAGTCGGACGCATCTGGCGGACAGAAGACGTGGAACGGTGGATCAGGGATCACCGGCCGGACCTCCACGACACGGAGGCCTAA
- a CDS encoding AAA family ATPase yields MSGSFDDKRRAISRMFSGDNQYRNFGAVLTSLEIRGFRGVADLTLSLKSPVTALSGLNGTGKSTIAQLATCAYRRPPGRWRYYVKDYFPVSALDPKPFADDAHAIYSYSDPKGVGARQVTVSRAKVEWSGYKRQPERSSYYIGLNWFIPKVERRDFSVYAARSLTVGAVVPLSSEAMRHIGRILGISYTELNFAEVIHGPRTARLATADAGGRRYSENHMGFGEARVLYMVSEMENAPQRSLFVLEEPETALHGDAQRRLARYLVDVSYRRRHQIILTTHSSAILGELHRESVVYLGRSPDGFLTATTGLSTYQVDSYLSERHHGRPTVCVEDDFAACLTTEIVRLCDPHLLAGLNYLKIGGGQQIPSAVRVLRQARARTVGICDGDMPERIYSAEGMFRLPGVRPPEEEVFLDSAVVAYFRKHPYLIDLPDLLATADGHHYFPDVVAAKVAVSKAVVVAEACRAYVSARQPADFKAFIEFLHRELQDHH; encoded by the coding sequence GTGAGTGGTAGCTTCGACGACAAGAGGCGTGCTATTAGCCGGATGTTTTCTGGTGATAATCAGTATAGGAACTTCGGTGCGGTACTGACGTCCCTTGAAATTCGAGGATTCCGAGGCGTGGCTGATTTGACATTAAGTCTTAAATCCCCTGTTACTGCGCTCTCTGGCTTAAACGGCACGGGCAAAAGTACGATTGCTCAACTCGCAACCTGTGCTTATCGTAGGCCGCCCGGCCGGTGGCGCTATTACGTGAAGGACTATTTCCCCGTTTCTGCCTTGGATCCGAAGCCTTTTGCCGACGATGCCCATGCTATTTATAGTTATAGCGATCCTAAAGGGGTTGGCGCTCGGCAGGTGACGGTTTCGCGGGCGAAGGTGGAATGGTCGGGCTACAAGAGGCAGCCCGAACGGTCCTCGTACTACATTGGGCTCAATTGGTTTATCCCCAAAGTTGAGCGTAGGGACTTCTCGGTATACGCAGCGCGCAGCCTGACTGTCGGGGCCGTTGTCCCCCTGTCCTCAGAGGCCATGCGGCATATCGGTCGAATCCTTGGCATTTCCTATACCGAGCTCAATTTTGCCGAGGTCATTCATGGGCCGCGGACAGCTCGCCTTGCAACGGCGGATGCTGGGGGGCGAAGGTATTCAGAGAACCATATGGGGTTCGGAGAGGCGCGCGTTCTCTACATGGTCAGTGAAATGGAGAATGCTCCCCAGCGGAGCCTATTTGTTTTGGAAGAGCCGGAGACTGCGCTGCACGGGGACGCGCAACGTAGGCTGGCTCGCTACCTTGTCGATGTCTCCTACAGGCGTCGCCATCAGATCATTTTGACGACTCATAGCTCAGCTATTCTCGGCGAGTTGCACCGTGAATCTGTTGTGTACTTGGGCCGCAGCCCGGACGGATTTCTAACCGCCACGACAGGATTGAGCACCTATCAGGTAGATTCCTACTTGTCTGAGCGGCACCATGGTAGACCCACCGTATGCGTCGAGGACGACTTTGCGGCATGCCTGACTACAGAGATTGTTCGGCTTTGCGATCCGCATCTGCTTGCGGGATTGAACTACCTAAAAATCGGTGGCGGTCAGCAGATCCCTTCTGCAGTTCGAGTTCTTCGGCAAGCGAGAGCGCGTACGGTGGGCATTTGCGATGGCGATATGCCTGAGAGGATTTACTCAGCTGAAGGGATGTTCCGTCTTCCAGGGGTGCGGCCTCCCGAAGAGGAGGTTTTCCTTGATTCTGCCGTAGTTGCGTATTTCAGAAAGCATCCCTACTTAATAGACTTGCCGGACCTCTTGGCTACAGCTGACGGGCATCATTACTTTCCGGATGTGGTGGCAGCGAAGGTTGCCGTTAGCAAGGCGGTGGTTGTCGCCGAAGCCTGTCGTGCGTATGTTTCCGCCCGCCAGCCAGCAGACTTCAAAGCGTTTATCGAATTCCTCCATCGAGAGCTTCAGGATCACCATTAA
- a CDS encoding class I SAM-dependent DNA methyltransferase, translating into MSFESLTNRGEYLSAHYLAEILPTTLKNSDLVKGWIKAEKSGEQTPRTGLRSMRRPYFDAKTELADEEFFDPERLRKLHQQLLEALGFAPSPAALTDERPRQIITVERAGHEQEITVAYAELGTAHGIVALDCGWAVDTEAAQDPDGAGRLLDPVTLPGNETITTGAKLASWLFAAERPPRYVLILSGAVVTLADRAAWGEGRYLAVSLDTAYARNDDREYDVVAALFGADSLRPPAEGGTEPLADLVAGSRQHAVGVSGELREGLKVSVELIANEVLDRIRAAGYQPDQVMMLDELAKELGREALRYLYRILFLLYAEARPELGVLPVNDPQYVEGYSLARIGDLVSRRLPSSAEDGTHLYESLDLLFRMVNDGHNQRGGTEIAQNASEGEGLRFEPMKSDLFLPEKTHLIGQLIPAPGSDEDDPDAPTIDTRLRNKVLYEVLRRLMLTKGGKRRRGGFISYAQLGINQLGAVYEGLMSYTGFVATEQLYEVAKNGDPKDGSWMIPASKADEYDDNVFVYRENAYTGVRSRVSYDPGQFVYRLAGRDRQTSASYYTPQSLTEVTVQLALKYRLDQDDTITPARELLDWTICEPALGSGAFLNEAINQVAAEYLRRRQKELDTTLDPEQYHLELQRVKAYIALHNCYGVDLNSMAVELAEVSLWLNVMHAGLQAPWFGLHLRRGNSLIGCGRKTYDAKQLADKSWLTTAPQEKPFRDGPIDPDTIHHFLLPADGWGAVAGEKEARELAPAETARLKAWRTAMKRTPSAKGKNSQVKRLQALGRRVEFLWGLVQQRLAISEREIRRDIPVWGADDLPPVTEAVPRDRILADLTAPGTPYWRLKTLMDVWCALWFWPLDKVGLLDGSDTDAYPAAPVQVTHVKDEPAYDEPPAYEAADLFGNVQPQQMKLPTKPTGGARRMTVAEQLRQQVPLTNLDDWLTFAEALIGRKDVDEATEAFYGRKLTSLAEMSDFEQRLDGVIGVDSPWTLSDRFPWLLTASHIAAEQGFFHWELTFAQAFGVGGFDLQVGNPPWVRPVWRQDAVLAEHEPWFMLFEQASNELRDRRKSAQLAESVARWDFMNELTVNGGVVSYLGGVSTYPLLAGTQPDLYRAFMCRVWAQLRPNGVAGLLHPDSHLTGSLESNLRGETYRRLLLHAHFQNRRLIFPEIDWNKQFGLHVYGTSGEVGFTHVSWLFDPVTLVSSLDHVGDGEPPGLKYRGYWDLRPHHARIVHVDAERLLEWDRLQPEANREGRVPRLLYPVSSLEQDAIAALANWPYRLGELDPWISAGLHESGAKKAGIIRQKLSRPETWNEVILRGPQISVATPFAKKPPETSHTHKPVDLTQLPRDAVQATDYVRATNAEVFRQAQAIWGTRRESEYFRLAWREMVPASTERSLFAALLPPGPMHVHGIRTLACQDNATTALIAGFWAALPLDYALRIGGRGHLDAADAKAMPIPALPHPLGQALLVRAMRLNCLVEEYSPLWSELYDSEWRNERWACSWSGLQPLGAVRDVWSATSPLRTDRERRAALVEIDALVAVWLGIDLRQLVALYRARFPQLVDYESAMWFDAKGKRIAANFNQWGYGQTKDHYGKLMAHLEDPDRSQVPEGYTAPFFKADREEEYQQAHAVFSKRLQHAIGAGRHPYSSRSSWGTPRWQ; encoded by the coding sequence ATGAGCTTCGAGTCGCTTACCAACCGCGGCGAGTACCTTTCCGCGCACTATCTCGCCGAGATCCTGCCCACCACCCTCAAGAACAGCGACCTGGTCAAGGGCTGGATCAAGGCCGAGAAGTCCGGCGAGCAAACCCCGCGTACCGGCCTGCGGAGCATGCGCCGGCCCTACTTCGACGCGAAGACCGAGCTGGCCGACGAGGAGTTCTTCGACCCGGAACGGCTCCGCAAGCTGCACCAGCAGCTGCTGGAGGCGCTCGGCTTCGCGCCGAGTCCGGCCGCCCTCACCGACGAACGACCCCGGCAGATCATCACCGTCGAACGCGCCGGCCACGAACAGGAGATCACCGTCGCGTACGCCGAACTGGGCACCGCGCACGGCATCGTCGCGTTGGACTGCGGCTGGGCCGTCGACACCGAGGCCGCCCAGGACCCGGACGGCGCGGGCCGGCTGCTCGACCCGGTGACCCTGCCCGGCAACGAAACAATCACCACCGGCGCGAAACTCGCCTCGTGGCTGTTCGCCGCCGAGCGGCCACCCCGCTACGTGCTGATCCTCAGCGGTGCAGTGGTCACCCTCGCCGACCGGGCCGCCTGGGGCGAGGGCCGCTACCTGGCCGTCAGCCTGGACACCGCGTACGCCCGAAACGACGACCGGGAGTACGACGTCGTCGCCGCCCTCTTCGGCGCCGACTCGCTGCGCCCGCCCGCCGAGGGCGGCACCGAACCCCTCGCCGACCTGGTCGCCGGTTCCCGCCAGCACGCCGTGGGTGTCTCCGGCGAACTGCGCGAGGGCCTGAAGGTCTCCGTCGAACTCATCGCCAACGAGGTGCTGGACCGCATCCGCGCCGCCGGCTACCAGCCGGATCAGGTGATGATGCTTGACGAGCTGGCCAAGGAACTCGGCCGCGAGGCGCTGCGCTACCTCTACCGGATCCTCTTCCTGCTCTACGCCGAGGCCCGACCCGAGCTGGGCGTGCTGCCGGTCAACGACCCGCAGTACGTCGAGGGCTACAGCCTGGCCCGCATCGGCGACCTGGTCTCCCGCCGCCTGCCATCGTCGGCCGAGGACGGCACCCACCTCTACGAGTCGCTCGACCTGCTGTTCCGCATGGTCAACGACGGCCACAACCAACGCGGCGGCACCGAGATCGCGCAGAACGCCAGCGAGGGGGAGGGCCTGCGCTTCGAGCCGATGAAGTCGGACCTCTTCCTGCCCGAGAAGACTCACCTGATCGGCCAGCTCATCCCCGCCCCCGGCAGCGACGAGGACGACCCGGACGCCCCGACCATCGACACCCGGCTGCGCAACAAGGTCCTCTACGAGGTGCTGCGCCGCCTGATGCTCACCAAGGGCGGCAAGCGGCGGCGCGGCGGCTTCATCTCGTACGCCCAGCTCGGCATCAACCAGCTCGGCGCGGTCTACGAGGGCCTGATGTCGTACACCGGTTTCGTCGCCACCGAGCAGCTCTACGAGGTCGCCAAGAACGGCGACCCGAAGGACGGCTCGTGGATGATCCCCGCCTCCAAGGCCGACGAGTACGACGACAACGTCTTCGTCTACCGCGAGAACGCCTACACGGGCGTGCGTAGCCGGGTCAGCTACGACCCCGGCCAGTTCGTCTACCGGCTCGCCGGCCGGGACCGGCAGACCAGCGCCTCCTACTACACCCCGCAGTCGCTTACCGAGGTCACCGTCCAACTCGCCCTGAAGTACCGCCTCGACCAGGACGACACGATCACGCCCGCCCGTGAGCTGCTGGACTGGACGATCTGCGAGCCGGCGCTCGGCTCCGGCGCGTTCCTCAACGAGGCCATCAACCAGGTCGCCGCCGAATACCTACGCCGCCGCCAGAAGGAACTCGACACCACCCTCGACCCGGAGCAGTATCACCTCGAACTCCAGCGGGTGAAGGCGTACATCGCCCTGCACAACTGCTACGGCGTCGACCTGAACTCCATGGCGGTCGAGCTGGCCGAGGTCTCTCTGTGGCTCAACGTCATGCACGCCGGCCTCCAGGCCCCCTGGTTCGGCCTGCACCTGCGACGCGGCAACTCCCTCATCGGCTGCGGACGCAAGACCTACGACGCAAAGCAACTCGCCGACAAGTCCTGGCTCACCACCGCCCCACAGGAAAAACCGTTCCGCGACGGCCCGATCGACCCGGACACCATCCACCACTTCCTGCTCCCCGCCGACGGCTGGGGCGCGGTAGCGGGGGAGAAGGAGGCCCGCGAACTGGCGCCGGCCGAAACCGCGCGGTTGAAGGCTTGGCGTACGGCGATGAAGCGCACCCCGTCCGCCAAGGGCAAAAACTCCCAGGTCAAACGCTTGCAGGCGCTGGGTCGCCGGGTCGAGTTCCTGTGGGGCCTGGTGCAGCAGCGGCTCGCCATCTCCGAGCGGGAGATCCGCCGCGACATCCCCGTCTGGGGTGCCGACGACCTGCCGCCGGTCACCGAGGCGGTGCCCCGCGACCGCATCCTCGCCGACCTGACCGCGCCCGGCACCCCGTACTGGCGACTCAAGACCCTGATGGACGTCTGGTGCGCCCTCTGGTTCTGGCCGCTGGACAAGGTCGGCCTGCTCGACGGCTCCGACACCGACGCGTACCCGGCCGCGCCCGTCCAGGTCACCCACGTCAAAGACGAGCCAGCGTACGACGAACCGCCCGCCTACGAGGCCGCAGACCTCTTCGGCAACGTCCAGCCGCAGCAGATGAAACTACCGACCAAGCCGACCGGCGGCGCCCGCCGAATGACCGTCGCCGAACAACTCCGCCAGCAGGTCCCCCTGACCAACCTGGACGACTGGCTAACCTTCGCCGAAGCCCTCATCGGCCGCAAAGACGTGGACGAGGCCACCGAAGCCTTCTACGGCCGTAAGCTCACCAGCCTTGCCGAGATGAGCGACTTTGAGCAGAGACTCGACGGAGTCATCGGCGTCGACTCTCCCTGGACCCTCTCCGACCGCTTCCCCTGGCTCCTCACCGCCAGCCATATCGCTGCGGAACAAGGCTTTTTTCACTGGGAGTTGACATTCGCGCAAGCGTTCGGTGTAGGTGGATTTGATCTTCAGGTTGGGAATCCGCCATGGGTTCGTCCGGTCTGGAGGCAAGATGCTGTGCTCGCGGAGCATGAGCCTTGGTTCATGCTGTTTGAGCAGGCATCTAATGAACTAAGAGACCGACGAAAGTCAGCCCAGCTGGCTGAGTCGGTCGCACGTTGGGATTTCATGAACGAGTTGACGGTAAATGGCGGAGTGGTTTCCTACTTAGGTGGAGTTTCGACCTATCCGCTGCTTGCTGGAACTCAGCCCGACCTATACCGAGCCTTTATGTGTCGGGTGTGGGCACAGCTTCGGCCGAATGGTGTGGCGGGACTGCTCCATCCTGATAGCCATCTTACGGGATCCTTAGAAAGTAACCTTCGTGGTGAAACCTACCGTCGCCTCCTCCTTCATGCCCATTTTCAGAATCGCCGACTAATCTTTCCCGAGATTGACTGGAATAAGCAGTTCGGCTTGCACGTGTATGGGACCTCGGGTGAGGTAGGGTTCACTCACGTAAGCTGGCTATTTGATCCTGTCACCCTTGTGTCATCGCTAGACCATGTTGGCGACGGTGAGCCTCCCGGTTTGAAGTATCGAGGGTATTGGGATCTGCGCCCACATCATGCGAGGATCGTGCATGTCGACGCCGAAAGATTATTGGAGTGGGATCGGTTACAACCGGAGGCGAATCGAGAAGGCAGAGTTCCTCGGCTACTTTATCCCGTTTCAAGCCTAGAGCAGGACGCTATTGCCGCCTTAGCTAACTGGCCTTACCGGCTGGGCGAGCTTGATCCTTGGATCAGTGCAGGACTACATGAATCAGGAGCAAAGAAAGCCGGCATCATTCGCCAGAAGCTTTCACGTCCCGAAACTTGGAATGAAGTGATTTTGCGCGGACCGCAGATCTCGGTTGCGACGCCGTTCGCAAAAAAGCCACCGGAAACCTCGCACACCCATAAACCGGTCGATTTGACGCAACTACCGCGCGACGCAGTGCAGGCAACGGACTACGTGAGAGCCACGAACGCGGAAGTGTTTCGTCAAGCGCAGGCCATCTGGGGCACCCGTCGGGAATCCGAGTATTTTCGCCTTGCGTGGCGTGAGATGGTTCCGGCATCGACGGAGCGTAGCCTATTTGCCGCTCTTTTGCCGCCAGGACCGATGCATGTCCATGGCATACGAACGCTGGCTTGTCAAGATAACGCAACAACCGCCCTAATTGCTGGCTTCTGGGCCGCTCTACCATTGGATTACGCGCTGAGAATTGGCGGTCGCGGCCACCTCGATGCCGCAGATGCCAAAGCTATGCCGATCCCCGCTCTGCCGCACCCGCTGGGGCAGGCGCTGCTTGTGCGTGCCATGCGTCTGAATTGCCTAGTCGAGGAGTATTCCCCTCTGTGGTCAGAGTTGTACGACTCTGAGTGGCGTAATGAACGCTGGGCCTGCTCATGGTCGGGATTGCAACCGCTTGGGGCAGTGAGAGACGTCTGGAGTGCGACAAGTCCATTGCGTACTGACCGTGAAAGGCGAGCTGCGCTAGTAGAAATAGATGCGTTGGTCGCCGTTTGGTTGGGAATAGATCTTAGACAACTGGTCGCACTTTATCGGGCTCGATTTCCGCAACTGGTCGACTATGAGTCGGCAATGTGGTTCGACGCAAAAGGTAAGCGGATTGCGGCGAACTTCAATCAGTGGGGTTATGGTCAGACCAAGGATCATTATGGGAAGTTGATGGCGCATCTGGAGGATCCGGATCGAAGTCAGGTGCCGGAAGGATACACGGCACCGTTTTTCAAGGCCGACCGGGAGGAGGAGTATCAGCAAGCGCATGCTGTGTTCAGCAAGCGGCTTCAGCATGCGATTGGCGCAGGCCGGCACCCCTATAGCTCGCGCAGTTCGTGGGGTACGCCGCGCTGGCAGTAG
- a CDS encoding SNF2-related protein, translating to MTTPQGATFAPGSRIVVRDEEWLVRSVKTGTADGTMIKAVGVSEFVQDVEATFFTELDRGIQPMRPEETTLVRDTSSRFRQSRLFLEAVLRRTPLPRTERGLALTDRFLLDPLTYQQRPVELALAGLRPRILLADVVGLGKTLEIGLILAELIRRGRGDRILVVSPQQVLEQFQRELWTRFAIPLVRLDSTGIQRIQQEIPAGRNPFTHFKRAIISVDTLKDAGQFGHHLDATTWDAVVIDESHNLINKGTKRNELARRLAAKTDALLLASATPHNGDKESFAQLISLLDPAAIANPKDYQASDIAHLYLRRTKISPEVRDQIGDRWADRGPSQAIHCPAGEIEEQIFDELTDVWLAGKWSDEAVTGQHRLFPYTLLKSFLSSHRALHETVTNRSKKATGTERAALDRLAELTSAMTDADSSKLRHLVEELKRIGVGKGSDIRAVVFSERVPTIKWLAETVPALLGLKPDAVRVLHGGVADSDEQKVLQEFELAGSGVRLLFTGDVASEGVNLHQQCHHLIHYDIPWSLIRIEQRNGRIDRYGQRHQPQFRALILTSAREDAKDDRTVSEKLLDREAVAHRTLGSVEAATGLYDAKAEEDRLVRDLLHGKTVDQSYADAHAEIDVMADLFGDVGSAPVAAELPQARVPKLFDSTRDFVDAALHEIYDDRPEDRIDLRREDELLTFLAPDDLVHRLTDLPRSYLRAHREGEQLRLKVTFDRPLAQRKLDQARQSKTPMWPEIAFLSDVHPMVDWLVDKVLIRLGRQQAPVLTADVTSPTFLIQGVYANRLGQPTVVQWMAVAGLPAEPTIAPMDEVLRAAGVGPDMVNRAEAIDTAPLSELLAKAVAAARDHLAGKRAEFDAANAEPLRRHRERLTAFQQASLLDELPGAHRERRRQRVDATVAEQHDLLDRLETDGEPLLRVLAVLVPAAESSPEHGVQA from the coding sequence ATGACCACCCCCCAGGGCGCGACCTTCGCGCCGGGCTCCCGCATTGTCGTCCGCGACGAGGAGTGGCTGGTACGCAGCGTCAAGACCGGCACCGCGGACGGCACCATGATCAAGGCGGTGGGTGTCTCCGAGTTCGTCCAGGACGTCGAGGCGACCTTCTTCACCGAACTCGACCGGGGCATCCAGCCGATGCGTCCCGAGGAGACCACACTCGTCCGGGACACCTCCTCCCGCTTCCGGCAGAGTCGACTCTTTTTGGAGGCGGTGCTGCGGCGTACGCCCCTGCCGCGTACCGAACGCGGTCTGGCGTTGACCGACCGGTTCCTGCTCGATCCGCTGACGTACCAGCAGCGCCCGGTCGAGCTGGCCCTGGCCGGCCTGCGCCCACGCATCCTGCTCGCCGACGTGGTCGGCCTGGGCAAAACCCTGGAGATCGGGCTGATCCTCGCCGAGCTGATCCGCCGGGGCCGGGGGGACCGCATCCTCGTGGTCTCACCGCAGCAGGTGCTGGAGCAGTTCCAGCGGGAGCTGTGGACCCGGTTCGCCATCCCGCTGGTGCGTCTCGACTCCACCGGCATTCAGCGCATCCAGCAGGAGATCCCGGCCGGGCGTAACCCGTTCACCCACTTCAAGCGGGCCATCATCTCCGTCGACACACTCAAGGACGCCGGCCAGTTCGGCCACCACCTCGACGCCACCACCTGGGACGCGGTGGTCATCGACGAGTCACACAACCTGATCAACAAGGGCACCAAGCGCAACGAGTTGGCCCGCCGGCTGGCCGCGAAGACCGACGCGCTGCTGCTGGCCAGCGCCACCCCGCACAATGGCGACAAGGAGTCCTTCGCGCAGCTCATCTCGCTGCTCGACCCGGCCGCCATCGCCAACCCGAAGGACTACCAGGCCAGCGACATCGCGCACCTCTACCTGCGGCGTACGAAGATCAGCCCCGAGGTACGCGACCAGATCGGCGACCGCTGGGCCGACCGTGGCCCGTCGCAGGCCATCCACTGCCCGGCCGGCGAGATCGAGGAGCAGATCTTCGACGAGCTGACCGACGTGTGGCTGGCCGGCAAGTGGAGCGACGAGGCGGTCACCGGTCAGCACCGGCTCTTCCCGTACACCTTGTTGAAGTCTTTTCTCTCCTCGCACCGCGCGCTGCACGAGACGGTGACCAACCGGAGCAAGAAGGCCACCGGCACCGAACGTGCGGCGCTGGACCGGCTCGCGGAGCTGACCTCGGCGATGACCGACGCTGACTCAAGCAAGCTGCGCCACCTGGTCGAGGAGCTGAAGCGGATCGGCGTCGGCAAGGGCAGCGACATCCGGGCGGTGGTCTTCTCCGAGCGGGTACCGACGATCAAGTGGCTCGCCGAGACCGTCCCCGCCCTGCTCGGGCTCAAGCCGGACGCCGTGCGGGTGCTGCACGGCGGCGTGGCCGACTCCGACGAACAGAAGGTCCTCCAGGAGTTCGAGTTGGCCGGCAGCGGCGTGCGGCTGCTCTTCACCGGCGACGTGGCCTCCGAGGGCGTCAACCTGCACCAGCAGTGCCACCACCTGATCCACTACGACATCCCGTGGAGCCTGATCCGGATCGAGCAGCGCAACGGCCGCATCGACCGCTACGGGCAGCGCCACCAGCCGCAGTTCCGCGCGCTGATCCTCACCTCCGCCCGCGAGGACGCCAAGGACGACCGTACGGTCTCGGAGAAGCTGCTCGACCGGGAGGCGGTCGCGCACCGCACCCTCGGCAGCGTGGAGGCCGCGACCGGCCTCTACGACGCGAAGGCCGAGGAGGACCGCCTGGTCCGCGACCTGCTGCACGGCAAGACCGTCGACCAGTCGTACGCGGACGCGCACGCCGAGATCGACGTGATGGCCGACCTTTTCGGCGATGTCGGCTCCGCCCCGGTCGCCGCCGAACTGCCGCAGGCGCGCGTGCCGAAGCTCTTCGACTCCACCCGGGACTTCGTCGACGCCGCCCTGCACGAGATCTACGACGACCGGCCCGAGGACCGCATCGACCTGCGCCGCGAGGACGAGCTGCTTACCTTCCTCGCCCCCGACGACCTGGTGCACCGGCTCACCGACCTGCCGCGCTCCTACCTGCGCGCCCACCGCGAGGGCGAGCAGTTGCGGCTGAAGGTGACCTTCGACCGTCCGCTGGCCCAACGCAAGCTCGACCAGGCCCGGCAGAGCAAAACTCCGATGTGGCCGGAGATCGCCTTCCTCAGCGACGTGCATCCGATGGTCGACTGGCTTGTCGACAAGGTGCTGATCCGGCTGGGCCGCCAGCAGGCCCCGGTGCTCACCGCCGACGTGACCAGCCCGACCTTCCTGATCCAGGGCGTCTACGCCAACCGGCTCGGCCAACCGACTGTGGTGCAGTGGATGGCCGTGGCCGGCCTGCCCGCCGAGCCGACAATCGCGCCGATGGACGAGGTGCTGCGCGCGGCCGGCGTCGGCCCCGACATGGTCAACCGGGCCGAGGCCATCGACACCGCCCCGCTGAGCGAGCTGCTGGCTAAGGCGGTGGCCGCCGCCCGCGACCACCTGGCAGGCAAGCGCGCCGAGTTCGACGCCGCAAACGCCGAACCGCTGCGCCGCCACCGGGAACGCCTGACCGCCTTCCAGCAGGCCAGCCTTCTCGACGAGCTGCCCGGCGCGCACCGCGAACGCCGCCGCCAGCGCGTCGATGCCACCGTCGCCGAGCAGCACGACCTGCTCGACCGCCTGGAAACCGACGGCGAACCGCTGCTCCGCGTCCTCGCCGTCCTCGTCCCCGCCGCGGAATCCTCCCCTGAGCACGGAGTGCAAGCATGA
- a CDS encoding serine/threonine-protein kinase, with amino-acid sequence MTLGSIGGYTLVKPLGAGGMGEVFFAVSPIAQRVALKVIRKNLIETPTIRDRFAAEVESLKLVFGSRVARLEDADATGDPAWLAVEYVPGATLRQHVDAQGPLPLPLAAMAGAMLAEGLGKVHQAGLLHRDLKPQNIILGPDGPKLIDFGLAVLIDRSDYLTAPGAMVGTPAYMSPEQVRGERKLIPAVDVYGLAAVLVFALTGHHLYPPANSWNLLLRITEPSDLPDLSGVPAELVQLLGAMLAFDPTARPALADIQARLLAVATASGGGNVHALRQEVAARTYDSATELLVPPDLQDPKQDPEAPPVTDQGYTLEGGTSTVAEPAPTKVASERPGSAPPVDVTWLVEKLRHQYARRATL; translated from the coding sequence ATGACGCTGGGCAGCATCGGCGGCTACACGTTGGTCAAGCCGCTCGGCGCCGGTGGCATGGGTGAGGTCTTCTTCGCGGTGTCGCCGATCGCCCAGCGCGTCGCGCTCAAGGTGATCAGGAAGAACCTGATCGAGACACCGACGATCCGGGACCGGTTCGCCGCCGAGGTGGAGAGCCTCAAGCTGGTCTTCGGCTCCCGGGTCGCGCGCCTTGAGGACGCCGACGCCACCGGCGACCCGGCCTGGCTGGCGGTCGAGTACGTCCCCGGTGCCACCCTGCGCCAGCACGTCGACGCCCAGGGCCCGCTGCCACTGCCGCTGGCCGCGATGGCCGGTGCCATGCTCGCCGAAGGGCTGGGCAAGGTGCACCAGGCCGGGCTGCTGCACCGCGATCTCAAGCCGCAGAACATCATCCTCGGCCCGGACGGCCCGAAGCTTATCGACTTCGGTCTGGCGGTGCTCATCGACCGCAGCGACTACCTGACCGCACCGGGCGCCATGGTCGGCACCCCCGCCTACATGTCACCCGAACAGGTTCGCGGCGAGCGGAAGCTGATTCCTGCGGTGGACGTCTACGGGCTGGCCGCCGTCCTGGTCTTCGCGCTGACCGGGCACCACCTCTATCCACCGGCCAACTCATGGAACCTGCTGCTGCGGATCACCGAGCCGAGCGACCTGCCCGATCTCTCCGGCGTACCGGCCGAACTGGTGCAGCTGCTCGGCGCGATGCTCGCCTTCGACCCGACCGCCCGGCCCGCGCTCGCCGACATCCAGGCCCGGTTGCTGGCCGTGGCCACCGCGTCCGGCGGCGGGAACGTGCATGCCCTGCGGCAGGAGGTCGCCGCGCGCACCTACGACAGCGCGACGGAGTTGCTGGTCCCGCCGGACCTCCAGGACCCGAAGCAGGACCCCGAGGCTCCGCCGGTGACCGACCAGGGCTACACCCTCGAAGGGGGGACGAGCACCGTCGCGGAACCGGCACCCACGAAGGTCGCCTCCGAGCGGCCCGGGAGCGCCCCGCCGGTCGACGTGACCTGGCTGGTCGAGAAGCTGCGCCACCAGTACGCCCGCCGAGCCACCCTGTAG